The window ATCGCTCATAATAATTCCGTATTTTCGGTGTAAGCGCGGCCATGGATTCTTTCTTTTGGGCGATGAGGTTTTTGATGGAAGCTTCCAGCGATTTTTTCTCTTTAATTTCATCTTTCGTTTGTTTTTTAAAATCATTTTCCGCAACTTGCAGTTGTGATTGAGCTTCTTCCCGTTTTGCTGTCAATTCTTCAATTTGGATCTGATATTCCAACACTGAATTTTCCAAAACACCCCGGCGTTTTCGACCTTCTTCCATCTGACGTTTACTGGCAGCAAACTCTTTCTGATTCCTAATCATTGGAATCTGCGCTTCCATTTTTGCAATGCTGTCAGTCAAATGAAGCAGTTCCAGTTCGGCCTTTTTAGCATTTTCAACACAATCCTGATGTGCTTTTTCAATCTGTTGTGTTTTTTCTTCCTGAGTTTGTATGATTTGACGCGCCTGTGTTATGACTCGTTCCAGTTCCCGAACTCTGTTTCGGGATACGAGCAGTTCCACGTCAACAGATCCAAGTTGAGCTAGAGTCTCTATCGATTCGGACATATTTCCTTGTAGTGATGGTTTTCGATATGGAGAACCCTCATTTGTGAAATAGACAGGCCTTGAAAACAAAGACTCTGTTTGTTATACAAGCTGAAGGGGAGAAACTGAGAAGCCATCTTTGCAAAACGGAATTTAAATATCAATACAAAGTTCCCGATCAATTTTATCTTCAATTTATTGATTGTTGCATTTTGGGGCGTGAATTGCCTGTGTCGAATGAAACGGCATCATTACGAAGCAATTGAATACGACTTGCATCATCAATTGAGACGATCCGTCTCACAAATCAAGTAAATCCCACAAAACAGCCCTTCATCACAAACAGTAATCATTTGATAATAAAGGATAAAAATAAAATATGACATTGGCATAGTCATAGCAGTATAGTGTTCTACAAGTTTATATTTGCTTAATAATATTTTTCATGGTCAGCTAGTAACATAAACAAACCGTACATGGAGGGGATATGAGACGTGTTAAATTTTGGACGATTGATTGTAATAAGCTCCAGGATGATGAATTTGATGTATTCGTAGGGGATGTAGAGCGATTTATTGAATCAAGACCTGATCGTGGCAAACTCCCACAAAATGATAGTGAAGAATGGTTGGAACAATTTGCTATGGAATACACCAATTGGCCTGAACGTCGTTTTCAGACACAAGATCCGATTGATACATACCTGAAAATAGATTCCTTCAGTGCCATATCATAAGCTGTGATGTTCAATCGGTTAATTAAGAAGTCCTCGAATTTGGATGCTGTCGAAAGCTTCGATGGTACTCTGTATTTGTTAATCCATGCGAAACGTAAACACTGTCATTACCTCTATCGCATCTCAAACCGTTAGTACTGCTCCTTACTGATTTTCATGTGATCAAGCTGTATTCCATTAAAAATATATTGCGTACTTTTTGAAATTCCATCATAAAGAGTGCCGTTATTTACCCAGTATTCTGCTAACGGATATCCCTTCGCAATCTTGTCTTTCTCCTCCAGTCATCCTCCTTTTGGTCTGGAATTGCCTCAAGTTCTTCTTTTACAGGAACACCTCATGACTTCCACTTCGTCGTCCCTGCCGTCTTTTCGGGAAATGTTTGTGATTGAACCGGTTCTCAAAGCACTCAATGATGTGGGATATGAAACCCCATCGCCCATTCAGGCTCAAACCATACCGCTGGTTTTTGAATGCCGTGATGTGATCGGTCAGGCTCAAACCGGTACAGGAAAAACCGCGGCATTTGCCGTGCCACTGCTTTCCCGGATCAATCTTCAACTCAAGGAACCACAGGTTCTGGTTCTGGTTCCAACAAGGGAACTGGCAATTCAGGTTTCAGAAGCTTTTCAGCGCTATGCCCAGCATCTCAAGGGATTCCATGTCATGCCGATTTATGGTGGACAGGATTACGAGATCCAGCTCCGACAACTTAAACGCGGAGTGCATGTAGTGGTTGGAACTGCCGGTCGTCTCGTGGATCATCTGGAGCGCAAAACACTGAAACTTGACTCGATTCAATGTGTGGTTCTGGATGAAGCGGATGAAATGCTGAGAATGGGCTTCATTGAACAAGTGGAATGGATCATGGAGCAAATGCCTGAGAAACGTCAGGTGGTTCTGTTTTCCGCAACGATGCCCGTGCCTATCCGACGGATTGCCAAAAAATACATGAAGGATCCGGCTGAAATCACCATCAAGGTCCAGACCAGTACTGCGGATAACATCCGTCAACGCTACTGGATTGTCAGCGAATTTCATAAGCTCGATACCCTGACACGTATTTTGGAAGCAGAATCGTTTGACGGTATGATTATTTTTGTGCGCACCAAAACCGCTACTCTGGAATTGGCTGAAAAACTGGATGCCCGGGGGTATTCTGTTGTTGCGCTGAATGGAGATATTGTGCAGAAACAACGCGAACGTACCATTGATCAACTGAAAAAAGGCAAATTTGACATTCTGGTTGCCACTGATGTCGCGGCAAGAGGTCTGGATGTGGAACGAATTAGCCATGTGATCAATTATGATGTTCCCTATGACTCCGAGGCGTACATTCATCGTGTGGGCCGAACCGGACGTGCCGGACGTTCCGGTGAGGCGATTATGTTTGTCGCACCTCGGGAAAAACACCTCCTGCGAGACATTGAAAAAGCCGTCGGTCAGCCCATTGAACTGTTGAGTCTGCCTTCCACCGAAATGATCAACGACAAACGAATTTCCGCTTTCAAACAACGTATCACCGATACTATTGCCGAAGGTGATCTGGATTTATACACTGAAGTCATGGAACAGTATCAACGCGAACACAATGTTTCCGGTCTTGAAATCGCGGCGGCTCTGGCAAAAATCGCACAGGGAGACAAACCACTTTTACTGGAAGCAACGCCGGCACTCAAACAGGAATTTCGTGAAAACCGAAAAGGTGGTCAGGAATTCAGAGAAAACAGGAGAGGCGGCAGGGATAATACCGAATCCTCTGGAGGAAAATCAGGAAAAAAACGTCCGACTTCCGATGTACCAATGGTGACGTATCGCATGTCTATTGGCAGAAAAAACGGAATAAAACCCGGTAACATTGTCGGAGCTATTGCCAATGAAGCCAATCTTGAAAGCC is drawn from SAR324 cluster bacterium and contains these coding sequences:
- a CDS encoding DEAD/DEAH box helicase, translated to MTSTSSSLPSFREMFVIEPVLKALNDVGYETPSPIQAQTIPLVFECRDVIGQAQTGTGKTAAFAVPLLSRINLQLKEPQVLVLVPTRELAIQVSEAFQRYAQHLKGFHVMPIYGGQDYEIQLRQLKRGVHVVVGTAGRLVDHLERKTLKLDSIQCVVLDEADEMLRMGFIEQVEWIMEQMPEKRQVVLFSATMPVPIRRIAKKYMKDPAEITIKVQTSTADNIRQRYWIVSEFHKLDTLTRILEAESFDGMIIFVRTKTATLELAEKLDARGYSVVALNGDIVQKQRERTIDQLKKGKFDILVATDVAARGLDVERISHVINYDVPYDSEAYIHRVGRTGRAGRSGEAIMFVAPREKHLLRDIEKAVGQPIELLSLPSTEMINDKRISAFKQRITDTIAEGDLDLYTEVMEQYQREHNVSGLEIAAALAKIAQGDKPLLLEATPALKQEFRENRKGGQEFRENRRGGRDNTESSGGKSGKKRPTSDVPMVTYRMSIGRKNGIKPGNIVGAIANEANLESRFIGDIKINETWSTVELPADLSSDVLQTLKKVRVSGLPLKLSKEVAVPRRIKKNLPESDKD